From the genome of Oryza glaberrima chromosome 1, OglaRS2, whole genome shotgun sequence:
AATAGATCAGTATGACCAAGAGTATTACGGATTGAAGAGCCTAATTGATCCAACAATCCGGGATTCAGCAAAAATGGTTGGCTTTAGGAGATTTGTGCAGTTGGCTATGGAATGTGTAGAGGAGTCTGCTGCTGACCGCCCGACAATGAATGATGTGGTGAAGGAACTTGAGATTATAATACAAAATGAAGGGGCACAGTTGCTAAACTCAGCATCTTTATCGGCTCAGCAGTTTGGATATGCAGAGGGTAGAGATCCAGATCCTTATGGAGATCATGTGCCTATCAATGATGACAGCAGCAGTGGCGCTTTTGATTACAACAGTGTATATTCATACTCAGTTGTTGAACCAAAGTAGATATGATGTATTGGTTTTGCTTATCTCCTACTCATTGTAAAGGACAATATGTATTCTACAATATCATCTTTTCTGTGTTGATAAAAACCAAGGTCTTGATTTTTTATAAGCATACACTGGCCAGATGAAACAGCAGAGGATGATCTTTCTATAGAATCATTCATGTCATTCTCTTCATTGAAaacccaaaataaatatattttttgaccATTCGCATGCATGTCAAGATAAATATTGTTTTGTAATTTAATATGTTTCCACTGATGTTTAACTCAAGTAGTTACCAGGTGCACCTCATTAATTTTTCTCTAAACAATCCTACATCAACATGATGCCCTTTCATAGCATAAAAGTTAAATATTAATGACAACAGCTGGAACAATAACAGCCTCTGATTGGCCAATGGGATTAATGAATAGCTGTGAAAATGCTCTCATTGTGGATACAAGATAGGATTAGTGAGAGAAACATgtatttagaatttattttaattggTGGTGTCATGGTTCAGAAGATGCTGCCTTGTACATAGGAAACATCATTTTTTAGATTGAATTACCAATTGAAAAGATCCAGTTCCATTACTATTTATCCATCACAACGTGTGCTAACTGCTCAGTGTGCCTTTTctgggagaaaaaaagaacaggtTGAATTCTAATCCCCACTGAAAATGTCTATTGTGCTAAATTAAGGCAACCTTACACCCAATCAAGGAAATGAGATAATTCAAAGCTGCATTCTCAAAGTTAATGATACAGGAACTTTACCTCTTAACGGTTAAAACAAGGAAGTACCTTTCATTGACATCGAGATGAAAGGATGCTTGTTACcttatattgtaatatatattccTTTTGTCACAGGAATACTAACATCATATTCCTGTGACAAAAGGAATATGATTTTATTGACTACTTAacaagaaatatatattacaatataagGTAACAAGCATCATTTTCATCACTGTAAACATGTGCAGACGAACATAtttcaacacacacacacacacacatataaaagaaaaaacgaaGAACCATCTGTCCCAAGCacatatgaaaattttatttcatatCAGGTCACCAAAGATTAAAGCAGAGTTAAGACATGAGAAGGTTCTCACATAACTACATTTCGGAACAGCCTGCATAGGAAGGTTTAAGAAATAACATCTGTGTGAGAGTCAGTTATCCTTATACAACTTGGTTGTCTTGCTTTCCATTGCCCATCGCTTTTCCTCCAGCTCTGAAACCAAAGCTGCAGCTGGTTCTCATGAGGTATATGCAAGCATGGATCGGTTGACCTATTCTTACTTCCTGAACATATCGCTATGTACTTTTTTGCACATTTCTTTCTTAACTATTCGCATTCTGTATTCTGCAGCAAGTAAATTTATCTGGAATGGAAAAGGATGCTCAGGATTGCTCTTGGCGTAGCCAGAGGACTAGTATAATTCATGAACTTACCAATCTGCCTATTATCCATAGAGACGCCAAGTCAACAAATATCCTTTTGGATGACAACCTTAAAGCAAAGGTTGCTGATTTTGGTCTGTCGAAGCTAGTTGCAGACACCAAAAAGGGTCAtttggaacttttttttttttttgtgaacgAACCAGCACAGTTTGCGCCAATTTTATTGAATATAGGAGGAGTAAAAGTTACATGTACTGATGTACAGAAAAGAAAGAACTGTACAAAAGGGGAAAGGCCTAAGGAATTAAAAGCGGTAGGTGTTTCGCTCCCGCTGAGGCCCTAGTTTTGGCTTCCTCCGTTTGGAACCTGAGACATGACACAACAGTCCTCACAAAAGAGTGAGCTGTACAGCTTTGGTTCTGTCATGATTGAGCTACTAAGCAGAAGGCTTCCCCTAGCGAAGGGCAGATTTATTGATCAAGGATGGCAATAGATGCAAGCAACTACGACTACTATGGCCTGCAGGGCATCATCGACCTAGCTATCGACGACGCAGCCATCTGCTACAAAGCTTGAGCCTGCAGGGGCGACTACCGTGCACCCGTATTTTGGTTCGGTGGTTGCAACCAGCACAAGCAGCAGTAATACCAACATAGTGGAAGACCCTTCCAACCCTGAAATTAAGTAATGAAAAAGCACTAAAAACTTCAGAAGGAATCGCTCGATTTCTCTCTAAGGCACGACGTTTTTTACGCACTAGTTTCCTTGATCCTTGCTCCTATTGCACACATTGTTTCTCAAGGAATCAAGGATTACAATTCCCAAAATTCCCCGGTTCTCCAAAATCATAGGTCACCTTCTGAATAGCCAACAGCGACCAGGAATTCATCCCgtgaaggaaaaagaaaaacaaatcattCACGAACACATCGACCTCCAAACAACATCACAGAAATTCATACTCCTAAATTACTGAGTTTGAGTCGGATGCAGTTCGAAGACTAGGGCATGGATTACACTAGCGAGATTGCGAGAACAGGGAGAAATGCAGCGCACctgtgcgccgctcgccgctcgcgGATTTCAGCGCGGGctcggccggcggtggcgcggagcgCCGTGCACTTCCGCCGCGGATTCGGCTCTACTCCTCTCCACTCCACTCCCCCACCTCCCGTCTCTGCCTCTCCCCTCGCGCCGTCAGCTAACTTCCCTGCGAGGGCTAGTGTGCCTCTCCCACTAGGGGTAAATCAGCCCAAAAGGCCCAACTATCGAGACATTTCATGGACAAGGCCGAACGGGCCGGCCCAGACACCAAGAACCATCTCGTCCCACGCGGCGACCAGCACCGAcgtggcgtgcgtgcgtgcgtgcatgcatgcatgcggcgGAGGAACGAGTCAAAGGTTGGGGTGAGCCCCCGGCGGTGCCGAGGCGAGCGGACGCGCGGGCGTTGCGGCCGTTGGGGCGAAAGCCGTCCATCCGCCCGCCCACGGAGGCGCGCCACGGACACGTCCGGCGCGCTCTCGCGGGCACCGCTCCTTCCCGCGGCCGCTCCACGCATATAAGCCacgcctcctcccgcctcccctccccaccaccgtaCACACCCCCACCCTGCCTCTCTCCGCACCGGTCTCGCACCCACCTGAGACCGGCCGCCGTTtctcggtctctctctctccgcccgCTCCGGCGAGAGGGGGTGCCACACACACGTTCGTACGGGAGGATCAGGGCAACAAGTGACCGCGCGCGTGCGTGCTCTCCCCCCGACCGATGACAACGAtgcgcgcctccgccgcgctgctgctggtggcggcggcggtcctcgccgccgtgcgcgccgaggACCCGTACCACTTCTTCGATTGGAAGGTGACGTACGGGACCAGGACGATTATGGACGTGGCCCAGAAGGTGATGCTCATCAACGACATGTTCCCCGGCCCAACTATCAACTGCAGCTCCAACAACAACATCGTCGTCAACGTCTTCAACCAGCTCGACCATCCCCTCCTCTTCAACTGGTACGTATACGTACATTGGTACATGCAAGCATACATCGATCCGTTATTGATGTTGAGCTGATCGATCATTTTGGTATGTACGTGGCAATGCGACGCGATCCAGGCACGGGATCCAACAGAGGAAGAACTCGTGGATGGACGGAATGCCGGGGACGAATTGCCCGATCCAGCCGGGCACAAACTGGACGTACAAATGGCAGCCCAAGGACCAGATCGGGACCTTCTTCTACTTCCCCAGCATGGGCATgcagcgcgcggccggcggctaCGGGATCATCACCGTGCACAGCCGGCTGCTCATCCCGGTGCCCTTCGACGAGCCGGCCGGCGACTACCCGGTCCTCGTCGGCGACTGGTACACCAAGGACCACACCGTGCTGGCGAAGAACCTCGACGCCGGCAAGAGCATCGGCCGGCCGGCGGGTCTCGTCATCAACGGCAAGAACGAGAAGGACGCGTCCAACCCGCCCATGTACACCATGGAGGCCGGCAAGGTGTACCGGTTCCGCGTCTGCAACGTGGGGATCAAGACGTCGCTCAACGTGCGCATCCAGGGTCACAGCCTCAAGCTCGTGGAGATGGAGGGCTCGCACACCGTGCAGAACAGCTACGACTCGCTGGACGTGCACGTCGCCCAGTGCGTCTCCTTCCTCGTCACCGCCGACCAGAAGCCCGGCGACTACCTCCTCGTGGCCTCCACCCGCTTCTTGAAGGAGTACAGCGCCATCACCGCCATCGTCCGGTACAACGGGTCGAACACGCCGGCGTCGC
Proteins encoded in this window:
- the LOC127752867 gene encoding L-ascorbate oxidase homolog, with the translated sequence MTTMRASAALLLVAAAVLAAVRAEDPYHFFDWKVTYGTRTIMDVAQKVMLINDMFPGPTINCSSNNNIVVNVFNQLDHPLLFNWHGIQQRKNSWMDGMPGTNCPIQPGTNWTYKWQPKDQIGTFFYFPSMGMQRAAGGYGIITVHSRLLIPVPFDEPAGDYPVLVGDWYTKDHTVLAKNLDAGKSIGRPAGLVINGKNEKDASNPPMYTMEAGKVYRFRVCNVGIKTSLNVRIQGHSLKLVEMEGSHTVQNSYDSLDVHVAQCVSFLVTADQKPGDYLLVASTRFLKEYSAITAIVRYNGSNTPASPKLPEGPSGWAWSINQWRSFRWNLTASAARPNPQGSYHYGQINITRTIKLCTSKGKVDGKERFALNGVSHVDDAQTPLKLAEYFNASSGVFEYNLIGDVPPATTVPQKLAPNVISAEFRTFIEVVFENPEKSIDSFHINGYAFFAAGMGPGIWTPECRKTYNLLDTVSRHTIQVYPRSWTAVMLTFDNAGMWNIRSNMWERYYLGAQLYVSVVSPARSLRDEYNMPEIALRCGKVVGLPMPPSYLPA